The Fulvivirga ligni genome window below encodes:
- the porQ gene encoding type IX secretion system protein PorQ, with product MKKGISIVCLLFICVQTYGQVGGKHSFEFLSVPNNARTVGLGGKNVSIYNEDLNLLADNPAAVGDSLSGYLTFNYLAYFADIHSASFVYKHDFDKWGSWYVGTNHFSYGNITSYDDTGAELGEFNAGETVFFIGRSHQISYFTLGATLKYINSNITAYTSNALAMDLGGVFKHPKLNLTAGLVFKNVGVMLSDYSETSDTKLPFDVQVGVSFKPEHMPLRFSFTGYNLADRNSTYYDANGSEDEPGAFDKMFRHVVVGTEVLITKNLNIRFGYNHLIRQELKLEDGAHGAGFSYGLMFRIKAFEFAYSRGGYHAAGGSHSFTLTTNTNLFLRKRKI from the coding sequence GAATTTCAATAGTATGCTTACTTTTTATTTGTGTCCAAACTTACGGACAGGTAGGAGGTAAGCATTCTTTTGAATTTCTAAGTGTACCCAATAATGCCAGAACAGTAGGCCTGGGCGGAAAGAACGTTTCGATATATAACGAAGACTTAAATCTGCTTGCTGATAACCCTGCTGCAGTGGGTGATTCACTTTCTGGCTATCTGACTTTTAACTACTTAGCTTATTTTGCCGATATTCACTCGGCATCTTTTGTTTATAAGCATGACTTTGATAAGTGGGGGAGCTGGTACGTAGGCACCAATCACTTCAGTTATGGAAACATCACTTCTTATGATGACACCGGTGCCGAACTAGGAGAATTTAATGCCGGAGAGACTGTTTTTTTTATAGGAAGAAGTCATCAAATTTCTTATTTTACATTAGGCGCTACTCTTAAGTATATCAATTCGAATATTACAGCTTATACCAGTAATGCCTTGGCGATGGATTTGGGTGGTGTTTTTAAACATCCTAAGCTGAACCTTACCGCTGGGCTGGTGTTTAAGAATGTTGGAGTGATGTTAAGTGATTATTCTGAAACGTCAGATACTAAGCTTCCATTTGATGTACAAGTTGGAGTGAGCTTTAAGCCGGAGCATATGCCTTTAAGGTTTTCATTTACCGGGTATAATCTGGCAGATAGAAACAGCACCTATTATGATGCCAATGGCTCAGAAGATGAGCCGGGAGCATTTGATAAGATGTTCAGACATGTAGTGGTAGGAACGGAAGTGCTGATTACTAAGAACCTAAATATAAGATTCGGTTATAATCATTTAATAAGACAAGAACTAAAACTGGAAGATGGTGCCCATGGCGCTGGATTTTCTTATGGTTTAATGTTCAGAATAAAAGCTTTTGAGTTTGCGTATAGTAGAGGTGGATATCATGCTGCAGGAGGATCGCACAGCTTTACCCTTACTACCAATACCAACTTATTTTTGAGAAAAAGAAAAATTTAG